The Meriones unguiculatus strain TT.TT164.6M chromosome 1, Bangor_MerUng_6.1, whole genome shotgun sequence genome has a segment encoding these proteins:
- the LOC110566668 gene encoding olfactory receptor 1M1 — MELQNQTSSTEFILLGLSEKPEHEPVLFSLFLCMYVITVVGNLLIILAISSDSHLHTPMYFFLANLSLVDLCLATNTVPKMLVNIQTRSKSISYSCCLTQMYFFHFFGIMDSVLIAVMAYDRFVAICHPLHYSTIMSPRLCGLLVGGPWVYSCFISLTHILLMARLVFCGNNELPHYFCDLTPLLRLSCTDTTVNRLFVLIVAGMVIATPFICILASYARIIVAIMKVPSAGGRKKAFSTCSSHLSVVVLFYGTTIGVYLCPSSVRTAVKEKASAVMYTAVTPMLNPFIYSLRNRDLKGALRKFINRKISTSP, encoded by the coding sequence ATGGAACTACAAAACCAAACCAGTTCGACTGAATTCATCCTCTTGGGACTCTCAGAAAAGCCAGAACATGAGCCtgtcctcttttctctgttcctCTGCATGTATGTGATTACAGTTGTGGGAAACCTGTTGATCATCCTGGCCATCAGCTCTGACTCTCACCTCCACACTCCTATGTATTTCTTCCTGGCCAATCTCTCATTGGTTGATTTATGTCTGGCTACCAACACTGTCCCCAAGATGCTGGTGAACATTCAAACCAGGAGCAAGTCTATCTCTTACTCTTGCTGTCTTACCCAGATgtactttttccatttttttggcATCATGGACAGTGTCTTAATAGCTGTGATGGCTTATGACCGGTTTGTGGCCATTTGTCACCCTTTACATTATTCTACTATCATGAGTCCACGTCTCTGTGGGCTGCTGGTCGGTGGCCCATGGGTGTATTCCTGTTTCATCTCCCTCACCCACATCCTCCTCATGGCCCGTCTGGTATTCTGTGGAAACAATGAGCTCCCACACTACTTCTGTGATCTCACCCCGCTTCTCCGGCTTTCATGCACAGACACAACAGTAAACAGGCTCTTTGTGCTCATTGTAGCAGGAATGGTGATAGCCACACCTTTCATCTGCATCCTGGCCTCCTATGCCCGAATCATTGTGGCCATCATGAAGGTCCCCTCTGCGGGTGGCAGAAAGAAAGCCTTTTCTACCTGTAGCTCCCACCTCTCTGTGGTAGTCCTTTTCTATGGGACCACCATTGGTGTCTACCTGTGTCCCTCCTCTGTCCGCACAGCTGTGAAGGAGAAAGCTTCTGCTGTGATGTACACAGCAGTCACCCCCATGCTGAACCCCTTTATCTATAGCCTGAGGAACAGAGATTTGAAGGGAGCCCTAAGGAAGTTCATCAACCGAAAGATCAGCACATCTCCCTGA